A single genomic interval of Methylocystis sp. IM3 harbors:
- the flgA gene encoding flagellar basal body P-ring formation chaperone FlgA has protein sequence MTLSRCLLAALLATGAGVAQAQESFPVARVTIYPGDAITKQMLDARVGAVAPESQGFYMRTREGLVGKVARRTLLPGQPIPVIAIDNPRLVAVGAQVKIVYAEGGLHIVAYGIAQQAGGVGDVIRIRNQDSGLFLSGRVQSDGSVRVGEG, from the coding sequence ATGACCCTTTCCCGCTGTCTGCTCGCCGCTTTGCTCGCGACCGGCGCCGGCGTCGCGCAGGCGCAGGAGAGTTTTCCCGTCGCGCGCGTCACGATCTATCCCGGCGACGCCATCACCAAACAGATGCTCGACGCGCGCGTGGGCGCCGTCGCGCCGGAGTCGCAAGGCTTCTACATGCGCACGCGCGAGGGGCTCGTCGGCAAGGTCGCGCGCCGCACGCTGTTGCCGGGGCAGCCCATCCCGGTCATCGCCATCGACAATCCGCGCCTCGTCGCCGTCGGCGCGCAGGTCAAGATCGTCTATGCCGAGGGCGGCCTGCATATCGTGGCCTATGGAATCGCGCAGCAGGCCGGAGGCGTCGGCGACGTAATCCGCATTCGCAATCAGGACAGCGGCCTCTTCCTTTCGGGCCGCGTGCAAAGCGACGGCTCCGTGCGCGTCGGCGAGGGCTGA
- a CDS encoding flagellar basal body P-ring protein FlgI, giving the protein MRRFVVLAALLLFAPAAEADVRIKDITSPVGPREYQLVGYGLVIGLQGTGDTMRNAPFTEQSTSALLDRMGVNVRPNNSMRTRNVAAVMVTASLPPFTSWGTTIDVTVSSMGDATSLMGGTLVLTSLTGLDGAVYAIAQGPIAVSGFAAQGQNESLTHGVATVGRIPNGATIEREPPRPTAGEDGPLVLQLRNPDYATSVRVADAVNKFTRQRYKSALAQERDDRSVLLTLPRGAHATRFLAEVGDLRVPVETPARVIIDERTGTVVIGADVQISPVAVTQGGLTVRITETPEVSQPAPFSNGRTTVTSQTTISAAEPAGQVAMLAGASLKQLVKGLNEIGLKPTGIISILQAIKSAGALQADLLIQ; this is encoded by the coding sequence ATGCGGCGCTTCGTCGTCCTCGCGGCCTTGCTGCTCTTCGCGCCCGCCGCAGAGGCGGACGTGCGCATCAAGGACATCACGTCGCCGGTCGGGCCGCGCGAATATCAACTCGTCGGCTACGGCCTCGTCATCGGCCTGCAGGGCACGGGCGACACGATGCGCAACGCGCCCTTCACGGAGCAGTCGACCTCCGCGCTGCTCGACCGCATGGGCGTCAATGTGCGCCCCAATAACAGCATGCGCACGCGCAACGTCGCCGCCGTCATGGTGACGGCCTCGCTGCCGCCCTTCACGAGCTGGGGCACCACGATCGACGTCACCGTCTCCTCCATGGGCGACGCCACCTCGCTGATGGGCGGCACGCTGGTGCTGACCTCGCTCACGGGACTGGACGGCGCTGTTTACGCCATTGCGCAGGGGCCGATCGCGGTCTCGGGCTTCGCCGCGCAGGGGCAGAATGAATCGCTGACCCATGGCGTCGCGACGGTCGGGCGCATTCCCAATGGCGCGACGATCGAGCGCGAGCCGCCGCGCCCCACGGCCGGCGAGGACGGTCCGCTGGTCCTGCAATTGCGAAATCCGGATTACGCGACTTCCGTGCGCGTCGCCGACGCCGTCAACAAATTCACCCGCCAGCGCTACAAGTCCGCGCTGGCGCAGGAGCGCGACGACCGCAGCGTGCTGCTGACGCTGCCGAGAGGCGCCCATGCGACGCGCTTTCTGGCGGAGGTCGGAGATTTGCGGGTGCCGGTCGAAACGCCCGCGCGCGTCATTATCGACGAGCGTACGGGCACGGTCGTCATCGGCGCCGACGTGCAGATTTCTCCCGTCGCCGTCACACAGGGCGGCCTCACAGTGCGCATCACGGAAACGCCGGAGGTCTCCCAGCCCGCGCCTTTCTCAAACGGCCGCACGACCGTCACGAGCCAGACCACGATTTCCGCCGCCGAACCGGCGGGTCAGGTCGCCATGCTGGCGGGCGCCTCGCTGAAACAGCTGGTGAAAGGACTGAACGAAATCGGGCTCAAACCCACCGGGATCATTTCAATCCTGCAGGCGATCAAGAGCGCCGGGGCGCTGCAGGCCGATCTCCTGATCCAGTGA
- a CDS encoding outer membrane protein — protein sequence MKKIALSVAALALTAGSALAADLPSRKGPPVLPPPPPPPPMWTGFYVGLNAGATWANSNQQVVAVGPVGVAPNWSPGWITGEQANYIGAFSLAASAGGVNTGNNVGFIGGGQIGYNWQFYNNFVVGLEADIQGIASSNSSRTFATGSAVPGIAGSALGDSFAGIHSVRGSLDYLGTVRGRLGWLFTPTLLVYGTGGLAYGGVTLNYASAVVPSGIWGNTLAPSFGGVNFSNTQVGWTAGGGLEWMFMPNWSAKVEYLYYDLGTVTQNFALASFDPNFPGAFGGNGGALFGGQVRARLNGNIVRAGVNYHFNWGAPAPVVAKY from the coding sequence ATGAAGAAGATCGCTCTTTCCGTCGCCGCGCTCGCGCTGACCGCTGGTTCTGCGCTCGCCGCCGATCTCCCCTCCCGCAAGGGCCCGCCGGTCCTTCCCCCGCCGCCCCCGCCGCCGCCCATGTGGACCGGTTTCTACGTCGGTCTGAACGCCGGCGCCACCTGGGCCAACAGCAACCAGCAGGTCGTCGCGGTCGGCCCGGTCGGCGTGGCCCCGAACTGGTCGCCCGGCTGGATCACCGGCGAGCAGGCCAACTACATCGGCGCCTTCAGCCTGGCCGCCTCTGCGGGCGGCGTGAACACGGGCAACAACGTCGGCTTCATCGGCGGCGGCCAGATCGGCTACAACTGGCAGTTCTACAACAACTTCGTTGTGGGCCTCGAGGCTGACATCCAGGGCATCGCCTCCAGCAATTCGTCGCGCACCTTCGCGACCGGCTCGGCCGTTCCCGGCATCGCCGGCAGCGCGCTCGGCGACTCCTTCGCCGGCATCCACAGCGTGCGCGGCAGCCTCGACTATCTCGGCACGGTGCGCGGCCGCCTCGGCTGGCTGTTCACCCCCACCCTGCTGGTCTATGGCACGGGCGGTCTGGCCTATGGCGGCGTGACGCTGAACTATGCGTCGGCTGTCGTCCCGTCGGGCATCTGGGGCAATACGCTGGCTCCGAGCTTCGGCGGCGTCAACTTCTCGAACACGCAGGTCGGCTGGACGGCCGGCGGCGGCCTCGAGTGGATGTTCATGCCGAACTGGTCGGCCAAGGTCGAGTATCTGTATTACGATCTCGGCACGGTCACGCAGAACTTCGCCCTGGCGTCGTTCGACCCGAACTTCCCGGGCGCCTTCGGCGGCAACGGCGGCGCCCTGTTCGGCGGCCAGGTGCGTGCGCGCCTCAACGGCAACATTGTTCGCGCTGGCGTGAACTATCACTTCAACTGGGGCGCTCCCGCTCCGGTCGTCGCGAAATATTGA
- a CDS encoding alpha-amylase produces the protein MKTGQNIRHAIITSAMALGATVFPFGFSSAGAAEITKKPAASAPAAVPTPPPPPPAPLGVFGVDMPAPGKLILSITPVFANLSGIKMGTRTVWNEYIVSTVPFFLNPRQTVRIVPQNIALATQILGLNYGVTKDFAVVFTAGMVERNLEALTFKGTSGIIPLGWSYPSTAGLADFTLSGVYRIYQDEIHRIQINVGLAFPTGVNNATFSDFLLPNGLRSNIRAFYGMQPGAGTFDAMPGIVYAGNLGPWSWGLSYRARLPLAANRQGYRWGDLHEFNGWAGYTWTPGLTTTFRASGVAQGPIRGLDPEIRGAAVPANPLFYGGQRIELFGGAVISGKFIGFENTTLAVEAGLPVYQNLNGPQIMKNWQAGMSLRFKI, from the coding sequence ATGAAAACAGGACAGAATATTCGACACGCAATTATCACTTCTGCGATGGCGCTGGGCGCAACGGTTTTTCCCTTTGGCTTCTCGAGCGCCGGCGCAGCGGAGATCACGAAAAAGCCGGCGGCGTCCGCGCCGGCGGCCGTTCCGACTCCTCCCCCTCCGCCGCCCGCGCCGTTGGGCGTCTTTGGCGTCGATATGCCCGCCCCGGGAAAGCTGATTTTGTCCATCACGCCCGTTTTCGCCAATCTGTCGGGCATCAAGATGGGCACGCGAACGGTCTGGAACGAATATATCGTTTCAACCGTGCCCTTTTTCCTGAACCCGAGACAGACGGTGCGCATCGTTCCTCAGAACATTGCGCTTGCGACGCAAATCCTGGGTCTCAATTATGGCGTTACGAAAGACTTCGCAGTGGTTTTCACGGCCGGCATGGTCGAGCGCAATCTCGAGGCGTTGACCTTCAAGGGGACATCCGGAATCATCCCGCTTGGCTGGAGCTACCCGTCAACAGCAGGCCTCGCGGATTTCACCCTGTCCGGCGTCTATCGCATCTATCAGGATGAGATCCATCGCATCCAGATCAATGTCGGTCTCGCATTTCCAACCGGCGTCAACAACGCCACCTTCTCGGATTTCCTGCTGCCGAACGGCCTGCGCAGCAATATACGCGCTTTCTATGGGATGCAGCCTGGCGCGGGCACGTTCGACGCCATGCCGGGCATCGTTTATGCCGGCAATCTGGGGCCGTGGTCCTGGGGTCTCTCATATCGGGCGAGACTGCCCCTCGCCGCCAACCGGCAGGGGTATCGCTGGGGCGATCTGCACGAGTTCAACGGTTGGGCCGGTTACACATGGACGCCAGGGCTGACGACGACTTTCCGGGCGAGCGGCGTCGCGCAAGGCCCCATCCGTGGCCTCGATCCCGAAATCCGCGGCGCCGCCGTGCCCGCCAATCCGCTTTTTTATGGCGGTCAGCGCATCGAACTCTTCGGCGGCGCGGTAATCAGCGGCAAGTTCATCGGCTTCGAGAACACGACGCTCGCGGTCGAGGCGGGCCTCCCTGTCTATCAGAATCTCAACGGGCCTCAGATCATGAAGAACTGGCAGGCCGGCATGTCGCTGCGATTCAAAATCTGA
- a CDS encoding EscU/YscU/HrcU family type III secretion system export apparatus switch protein: MSQGEDADSKTEEATEKKIGDALEQGNTPVSRDVSTAFGVLGLLGALAFLASSSVAQLSRSLQLLLANCGALRLHSDGDASRYLEAVAMELAGFLTPLLLVLVLSGLAGAFVQGAPRLVLDRIMPDVARISPMAGLGRLFSLASALEPAKSAVKIAIMGGAMAIVASGDRSLYADAMGMEPASLPSITLRLVIHLVSVVAIAVSLMALADFFWTRFKWRRDLRMSRQELKEEFKQSEGDPLVKARMRSLAMDRSRRRMLAAVPDASFVIANPTHFAIALRYVREEGGAPMVLAKGKDLVALKIREVAEQHGVPVLERKELARAMYDVVEIDKMIPQEFYRPVAELIHFLERLSSRRSSSGLR, translated from the coding sequence GTGTCGCAAGGCGAAGACGCCGACTCCAAAACGGAAGAGGCCACAGAGAAAAAGATCGGCGATGCGCTCGAACAGGGCAATACGCCGGTTTCGCGCGACGTCTCGACCGCCTTCGGCGTCCTGGGGCTTCTCGGCGCGCTCGCGTTTCTCGCGAGTTCGAGCGTCGCGCAGCTTTCTCGATCGTTACAGCTTCTTCTGGCGAATTGCGGCGCCTTGCGCCTGCATTCGGATGGCGACGCGTCCCGTTATCTCGAGGCCGTCGCCATGGAGCTCGCCGGCTTCCTGACGCCGTTGCTTCTCGTGCTCGTGCTGTCGGGCCTCGCAGGCGCCTTCGTGCAAGGCGCTCCGCGCCTCGTGCTGGACCGCATCATGCCCGATGTCGCGCGGATTTCTCCGATGGCGGGCCTCGGCCGCCTCTTCAGTCTCGCCTCGGCGCTGGAGCCGGCCAAATCCGCGGTCAAAATCGCGATCATGGGCGGCGCCATGGCGATCGTCGCCTCCGGGGATCGTTCTCTCTATGCCGACGCCATGGGCATGGAGCCCGCGAGCCTTCCCTCGATAACGCTGCGGCTCGTCATCCATCTCGTCAGCGTCGTGGCGATCGCCGTGTCGCTCATGGCGCTCGCCGATTTCTTCTGGACGCGCTTCAAATGGCGCCGCGATCTGCGCATGAGCCGTCAGGAATTGAAGGAAGAGTTCAAGCAGTCCGAGGGCGATCCGCTGGTCAAGGCGCGCATGCGCTCTCTTGCGATGGATCGCTCGCGCCGCCGCATGCTCGCCGCCGTTCCCGATGCGAGCTTCGTCATCGCCAACCCCACGCATTTCGCCATCGCGCTGCGCTATGTCCGCGAGGAAGGCGGCGCGCCGATGGTGCTGGCGAAGGGCAAGGACTTGGTCGCGCTCAAAATCCGCGAGGTCGCCGAGCAGCATGGCGTGCCGGTGCTGGAGCGCAAGGAGCTCGCGCGCGCGATGTACGACGTCGTGGAGATCGACAAGATGATTCCGCAGGAGTTCTATCGGCCGGTCGCCGAGCTGATTCATTTCCTCGAGCGCCTGTCGAGCAGGCGCTCGTCTTCGGGTCTGCGTTAA
- a CDS encoding flagellar motor switch protein FliG, protein MTIHPLPDAGRPLGGPEKIAAVLLALDREASSRVLKHFDHGELKQIARVAATLDIVPSAALEEICNGLIDEISNGQPDLLGGESVAEELLASALPDEQVADIMSELRGRSNKFLWRRVGGLSDQVLANYLGAEHPQTVVILLSRVDPAVAARVLALLPGALRAEAMRRMLVSKPVSEHVLHIVEEALQEDLFAAASAPSTNEVSARVAGIVNQLEREHIVEIIEGIARSEPVLAEQLKSMIFSFEDIVGLSERARMIIFDQVQIDRLILALRGSDASVREAVLPCLSARTRRMVESELASAADPPKKEVVTAQREIANLTLRLSSQGLIDLVAERRGEAA, encoded by the coding sequence ATGACGATCCACCCCCTCCCGGACGCTGGCCGCCCACTCGGCGGCCCTGAAAAGATCGCCGCTGTGCTGCTCGCGCTCGATCGCGAAGCGTCCAGCCGGGTGCTCAAACATTTCGACCATGGCGAGCTCAAGCAGATCGCGCGGGTCGCCGCGACTCTCGACATCGTGCCGTCGGCGGCGCTGGAAGAGATTTGCAACGGTCTCATCGACGAGATCAGCAACGGGCAGCCGGATCTTCTCGGCGGTGAATCCGTCGCGGAGGAATTGCTCGCGAGCGCCCTGCCGGATGAGCAGGTCGCCGACATCATGTCCGAGCTGCGGGGGAGATCGAACAAATTCCTCTGGCGTCGTGTCGGCGGCCTGTCGGACCAGGTGCTGGCCAATTATCTCGGGGCCGAACATCCGCAGACGGTCGTGATCCTCCTGTCCCGCGTCGATCCGGCGGTCGCCGCCCGCGTGCTTGCGCTGCTGCCGGGCGCGCTGCGCGCGGAGGCCATGCGGCGGATGCTCGTCTCGAAGCCTGTCTCCGAGCATGTGCTGCATATCGTCGAGGAGGCGTTGCAGGAGGATCTCTTCGCGGCGGCGAGCGCGCCCTCGACGAATGAGGTGAGCGCGCGTGTTGCGGGCATCGTCAATCAGCTCGAGCGGGAACACATCGTCGAAATCATCGAGGGCATCGCGCGCTCCGAGCCTGTCCTCGCCGAGCAGCTCAAGTCGATGATCTTCTCCTTCGAGGATATTGTCGGCTTGAGCGAGCGCGCTCGCATGATCATCTTCGATCAGGTGCAGATCGATCGGCTGATCCTGGCGCTGCGCGGCAGCGACGCCTCCGTGCGCGAGGCGGTGCTTCCCTGTCTTTCCGCGCGCACGAGGCGCATGGTCGAGTCGGAGCTGGCGTCGGCCGCCGATCCGCCGAAAAAGGAGGTCGTGACGGCGCAGCGCGAGATCGCCAATCTGACATTGCGGCTTTCGAGCCAGGGGCTCATCGATCTTGTGGCCGAAAGACGCGGCGAGGCGGCGTAA
- the fliN gene encoding flagellar motor switch protein FliN → MPLAGVGEDEPKVSSRRIDSILRIPVVLQVVVGSATLPVSNLLKLGRGAVVPLDHRVGDPVDVVVNGRTIARGEVVVVEEDGARFGVSLTEICEPQSEQPR, encoded by the coding sequence ATGCCGCTCGCCGGCGTCGGGGAGGATGAGCCGAAGGTCAGCTCCCGGCGGATCGACTCCATCCTGCGAATTCCGGTCGTTTTGCAGGTCGTCGTGGGCTCCGCGACGCTGCCCGTGTCCAATCTCCTGAAACTCGGGCGCGGCGCCGTCGTGCCGCTCGATCACCGCGTCGGCGACCCCGTGGATGTGGTGGTCAATGGCCGCACCATCGCGCGCGGCGAAGTTGTCGTCGTCGAGGAAGACGGCGCCCGCTTCGGCGTTTCCCTGACCGAAATTTGCGAACCGCAGAGTGAGCAACCGCGCTAG
- a CDS encoding FliM/FliN family flagellar motor switch protein, with translation MILKEALKEADGEEQLVLVGDATIDRMPALTAIFEETGAGFARFLSRYASGLVITTENFEGSRVHELAEKYGALGKIFVFKSQENDSRVAIAVDGVFRCLAFELLLGSGVIDASLDRPPTRIEDRIIGYCVTKLVSGFAESFSRLAKLTYEREPSLEGSGFFALGPKATVAAFVRMTVRYGEHAGQILIAMPRSALDPFRTALSRLPGAEGKATDEKWSENLYQNVVRTEVKAEVRLEARGFTLGDVSRLEVGDVLRLPIAPTDPIRVVAEGRTLFWCTLGQKDNMYTVRLEEFSDERESYIENILGV, from the coding sequence ATGATCCTGAAAGAAGCCTTGAAAGAAGCGGACGGCGAGGAGCAGCTCGTGCTCGTCGGGGATGCGACGATCGATCGCATGCCCGCGCTCACCGCCATCTTCGAGGAAACGGGCGCAGGCTTCGCCCGTTTTCTCAGCCGCTACGCGAGCGGCCTCGTCATTACGACGGAAAATTTCGAAGGCAGCCGGGTGCACGAACTTGCCGAAAAATACGGGGCGCTCGGCAAGATATTTGTCTTCAAAAGCCAGGAAAACGACTCGCGCGTCGCGATCGCCGTCGACGGCGTGTTTCGTTGCCTGGCCTTCGAGCTTCTGCTCGGTTCGGGCGTCATCGACGCGAGCCTCGACAGGCCGCCGACCCGCATCGAAGACCGCATCATCGGCTATTGCGTCACGAAATTGGTTTCCGGATTTGCGGAAAGCTTTTCGCGCCTCGCCAAATTGACCTATGAGCGCGAGCCGTCGCTCGAGGGTTCGGGCTTTTTCGCGCTCGGGCCCAAGGCGACCGTCGCCGCTTTCGTTCGCATGACGGTGCGTTACGGCGAACACGCCGGCCAGATACTGATCGCCATGCCGCGCAGCGCGCTCGATCCGTTCCGCACGGCGCTGTCGCGGCTTCCGGGCGCCGAAGGCAAGGCGACGGACGAGAAATGGTCGGAAAATCTCTATCAGAACGTCGTGCGCACGGAGGTGAAGGCGGAAGTGCGTCTCGAAGCGCGCGGCTTTACGCTCGGCGACGTTTCGCGTCTCGAAGTCGGCGACGTGCTGCGTCTGCCGATCGCGCCTACCGATCCGATCCGTGTCGTCGCGGAGGGGCGGACGCTCTTCTGGTGCACGCTCGGCCAGAAGGACAACATGTACACGGTGAGGCTCGAAGAATTTTCCGACGAGCGTGAATCTTACATAGAAAACATTCTGGGCGTTTGA
- the motA gene encoding flagellar motor stator protein MotA: MSFVIGLIVTMGCMLGGFAALGGHLIVLWQPWEFVIIMGSALGTFIVANPIKVIKDTGKAIVQAILEKTPKRRDYLDILGLLHALMRELRSKSRTEVEGHIDAPNESPLFTAFPNVLKNPEITTFICDYCRLYIIGNVKTFEIEALIDEEISSIKHDKLKPYHALTAIGDGLPALGIVAAVLGVIKAMGALDQSPELLGGLIGAAMVGTFAGIFVSYGIMTPLAYKVKVARSKECHVFLIIKQTLLAFMNGALPQVAIEHGRKSIPAHDRPSIDEVENETINGGAAAAEAA, translated from the coding sequence ATGAGCTTCGTCATTGGTCTCATCGTAACGATGGGTTGCATGCTCGGCGGCTTCGCCGCGCTCGGCGGCCATCTGATCGTCCTTTGGCAGCCCTGGGAATTCGTCATCATCATGGGCTCCGCGCTTGGCACCTTCATCGTGGCGAATCCGATCAAGGTCATCAAGGACACGGGCAAGGCGATCGTTCAGGCGATCCTCGAAAAGACGCCCAAGCGGCGCGACTATCTCGACATTCTCGGTCTCCTGCACGCCCTGATGCGCGAGTTGCGCAGCAAGTCCCGCACCGAGGTCGAAGGCCATATCGACGCGCCAAACGAATCGCCGCTCTTCACAGCCTTTCCGAATGTTCTCAAGAACCCGGAGATCACCACCTTCATCTGCGACTATTGCCGCCTCTACATTATCGGCAATGTGAAGACATTCGAGATCGAGGCGCTGATCGACGAGGAGATTTCCTCAATCAAGCACGACAAGCTGAAGCCCTATCATGCGCTCACCGCCATCGGCGACGGCCTCCCCGCGCTCGGCATCGTGGCCGCGGTGCTCGGCGTCATCAAGGCGATGGGCGCGCTGGATCAGTCGCCGGAATTGCTGGGCGGCCTCATCGGCGCCGCCATGGTCGGCACATTCGCCGGCATCTTCGTCTCCTATGGCATCATGACCCCGCTCGCCTACAAGGTGAAGGTCGCCCGCAGCAAGGAGTGCCATGTTTTCCTCATCATCAAGCAGACCCTGCTCGCCTTCATGAACGGCGCGCTGCCGCAGGTCGCCATCGAACATGGCCGCAAGTCGATACCGGCGCATGATCGTCCGTCGATCGACGAAGTGGAAAACGAAACCATCAACGGCGGCGCTGCGGCGGCTGAGGCGGCATGA
- a CDS encoding transglycosylase SLT domain-containing protein: MIRAARENDVPVAVLYAVALTETGQRGALHAYAMNIHGRAVFNATLADALATFGQARRQGESLVDIGCMQINWRYHGKQFASLEEMFDPARNVDYAARFLKSLHEREGSWTATVARYHAGPGNAPAQRTYVCAVIRNMVASGFGAWTDAAMAFCGVSP, from the coding sequence ATGATTCGCGCCGCGCGGGAAAACGACGTGCCGGTCGCCGTTCTCTATGCGGTCGCGCTCACAGAAACGGGCCAGCGCGGCGCGCTTCATGCCTATGCGATGAACATTCACGGGCGCGCGGTCTTCAACGCGACGCTCGCCGACGCGCTCGCGACGTTCGGTCAGGCCCGCCGGCAGGGCGAGAGCCTCGTCGACATCGGCTGCATGCAGATCAACTGGCGCTATCACGGAAAGCAGTTCGCCTCGCTGGAGGAGATGTTCGATCCCGCGAGGAATGTCGACTATGCGGCGCGCTTTTTGAAGTCGCTGCACGAACGGGAAGGAAGCTGGACGGCGACGGTCGCGCGCTACCACGCCGGGCCCGGCAATGCGCCCGCGCAGCGCACTTATGTCTGCGCCGTCATTCGCAACATGGTGGCGAGCGGCTTCGGCGCCTGGACCGATGCGGCCATGGCCTTCTGCGGCGTGTCGCCATGA
- a CDS encoding flagellar hook-length control protein FliK — translation MTTSPLSDPLGAGGLLLLLAGRAAPDAPPAAPPSADFSRILDTLAETADASPDKGDAGEAPAPVAVSGAAFSFAFLGLAAPAKAADAPPQKAPDAAPETATVTDPLANAAPPPAKAPDERRRAEADAAQAPAANAPPAAMQAPPADMQAPPPPIQPSAPAPSALAPAQAPAAAQVAQPAPSPSRRSVALTQPPAARVAGGEENGVALVEPKAGRLRQAVAPAPQAHAPQSSRDGGVEKTPGGPPSVTAEDAPRERIPAAPLSSASAKSEAPPEASAPLQIRVSEIVTHLPAVVAQTLTAARDAEASGRPAPILSGAIAPPPEKPVEPLKILKFQVEPASLGAITVRMRVSRARVEIALDADSPKTSALLLEARDHLASAIGEKGMTLESFHVGVSPPPAALTAGQEGAGADDRPRQYGGERGFANEERPDQRQNSQTPPRDRQGRGEKPAAAGAPGVLL, via the coding sequence ATGACGACGAGCCCCCTGAGCGATCCTTTGGGAGCGGGCGGCCTGCTGTTGCTGCTCGCGGGGCGCGCGGCGCCGGATGCGCCTCCGGCCGCGCCGCCGTCCGCCGATTTCAGCCGCATCCTCGATACGCTGGCCGAGACGGCGGACGCGTCGCCCGATAAGGGCGACGCCGGGGAGGCGCCGGCCCCCGTCGCCGTCTCGGGCGCGGCATTCTCCTTCGCTTTCCTCGGGCTGGCCGCGCCGGCGAAAGCGGCCGACGCCCCGCCGCAAAAGGCGCCCGATGCGGCCCCCGAAACGGCCACGGTCACGGACCCGCTGGCGAACGCCGCGCCGCCGCCTGCGAAAGCCCCGGATGAACGGCGACGCGCCGAAGCGGATGCGGCGCAAGCTCCGGCGGCCAATGCGCCGCCCGCCGCGATGCAGGCGCCGCCCGCCGACATGCAAGCGCCGCCTCCGCCGATCCAGCCTTCTGCGCCTGCGCCATCCGCGCTGGCGCCCGCGCAGGCGCCCGCGGCGGCGCAGGTCGCGCAGCCGGCGCCGTCTCCGTCCCGCCGGTCCGTGGCGCTCACCCAACCGCCAGCGGCGCGCGTCGCTGGGGGCGAGGAGAATGGCGTCGCATTGGTGGAGCCGAAAGCCGGCCGCCTGCGGCAGGCGGTCGCTCCCGCGCCCCAGGCGCATGCGCCCCAATCGAGCCGCGACGGCGGCGTCGAGAAGACGCCGGGCGGGCCGCCGTCCGTGACCGCGGAGGATGCGCCGCGGGAACGAATTCCCGCGGCTCCCCTCTCGTCCGCCTCCGCGAAGTCCGAAGCGCCCCCCGAAGCTTCCGCGCCGCTGCAAATCCGCGTCTCGGAGATCGTCACCCATCTGCCGGCCGTGGTCGCGCAGACATTGACCGCCGCGCGCGATGCGGAGGCGTCCGGCCGCCCCGCGCCGATCCTGAGCGGCGCGATCGCGCCGCCCCCGGAAAAGCCTGTCGAACCCCTGAAGATTCTCAAATTCCAGGTCGAGCCGGCTTCGCTCGGCGCGATCACGGTGCGCATGCGCGTGAGCCGCGCCAGGGTCGAGATCGCCCTCGACGCGGACTCCCCGAAAACCTCGGCGCTTCTGCTGGAGGCGCGAGACCATCTCGCCTCGGCGATCGGCGAGAAAGGGATGACGCTCGAGTCCTTCCATGTCGGCGTGAGCCCGCCCCCCGCGGCGCTTACGGCGGGACAGGAGGGCGCCGGCGCCGACGACCGGCCGCGGCAATATGGCGGGGAGCGCGGATTCGCCAATGAGGAACGACCAGACCAGCGGCAGAACTCTCAAACGCCGCCGCGCGACCGGCAAGGACGCGGCGAGAAGCCTGCTGCGGCTGGCGCTCCTGGCGTCCTTTTGTAG